From one Lycium ferocissimum isolate CSIRO_LF1 chromosome 7, AGI_CSIRO_Lferr_CH_V1, whole genome shotgun sequence genomic stretch:
- the LOC132062959 gene encoding UDP-glucuronic acid decarboxylase 5-like, which translates to MRILVTGGAGFIGSHLVDKLMENEKNEVIVVDNFFTGSKDNLKKWIGHPRFELRRHDVTEPLLVKVDKIYHLACPASPIFYKYNPIKTIKTSVIGTLNMLGLAKRTRARILLTSTSEVYGDPLVHPQPESYWGNVNSIGVRSCYDEGKRVAETLMFDYHRQHGIGN; encoded by the exons ATGAGAATTTTGGTTACTGGAGGAGCTGGATTTATTGGTTCGCACCTAGTAGACAAATTGATGGAGAATGAGAAGAATGAG GTTATTGTTGTGGACAACTTTTTCACTGGTTCGAAGGATAATCTTAAAAAATGGATTGGTCATCCCAGATTTGAGCTTAGGCGCCATG ATGTGACCGAGCCCTTGTTAGTTAAAGTTGATAAGATTTATCATCTTGCATGTCCtgcttctccaattttctacAAGTACAATCCCATTAAG ACCATAAAGACTAGTGTCATTGGCACGCTAAATATGTTGGGCTTAGCAAAGCGTACCAGAGCAAG GATTCTGCTCACGTCAACCTCAGAGGTTTACGGTGACCCTCTTGTGCATCCCCAACCCGAGAGCTATTGGGGTAATGTCAACTCAATTG GAGTTCGGAGCTGTTATGATGAAGGGAAGCGTGTGGCAGAGACATTGATGTTTGACTACCACCGACAGCATGGGATTGGTAATTAG